The Candidatus Aminicenantes bacterium genome has a segment encoding these proteins:
- the larE gene encoding ATP-dependent sacrificial sulfur transferase LarE, translating to MKAKKIAPLRTMKAFGPAGKMVRLRAILEDLGSAMVAFSGGVDSTLLLKVAADVLGNRVAAVTASSPTYPGREIRAARALARKLGVRHEVIATSEMDNPDFTANPPLRCYHCKKELMEKVSAMASERGMAFVVDGQNADDVSDFRPGARAAAELGVRSPLREAGLTKADIRSLSKKLGLPTWDRPSLACLASRFPYDTPITPEALGRVEKAEDVLRRLGFGQLRVRHHDSIARIEVPAADFARLISPGIRGRIEKDLKKLGYLYVTMDLGGYRTGSMNEALDGKTKKALGGAATSLKRAL from the coding sequence ATGAAAGCCAAAAAAATAGCGCCCCTGAGGACGATGAAAGCGTTTGGGCCGGCCGGCAAAATGGTTCGTCTGCGAGCGATTCTCGAGGACCTGGGATCGGCTATGGTGGCGTTCTCCGGGGGAGTGGACAGCACGCTCCTGCTTAAGGTTGCGGCCGATGTCCTGGGAAATCGGGTCGCCGCCGTCACGGCGTCCTCACCCACCTATCCGGGGCGCGAGATCCGGGCTGCCCGGGCTTTAGCCCGCAAGCTGGGCGTTCGGCACGAAGTCATCGCCACTTCGGAGATGGATAATCCGGACTTTACGGCCAATCCGCCGCTGCGCTGCTATCATTGCAAGAAAGAGCTGATGGAGAAGGTGTCGGCGATGGCTTCGGAGCGAGGGATGGCTTTCGTCGTCGATGGTCAGAATGCCGACGACGTCTCCGATTTTCGGCCGGGAGCAAGGGCCGCGGCCGAGCTGGGCGTACGCTCGCCGCTCCGCGAAGCGGGACTGACCAAGGCGGATATCCGGAGCCTGTCCAAGAAGCTCGGCCTTCCGACTTGGGACCGGCCGTCGCTGGCCTGCCTGGCTTCGCGCTTTCCCTACGACACTCCGATCACTCCGGAAGCTCTGGGCCGGGTCGAAAAGGCGGAGGACGTGCTGCGCCGGTTGGGATTCGGCCAGCTTCGGGTTAGACACCACGACTCGATCGCTCGGATCGAGGTCCCGGCGGCCGATTTCGCGCGTTTGATCTCTCCCGGTATACGTGGGCGCATCGAAAAAGACCTCAAGAAGCTGGGATATTTGTACGTGACGATGGACTTGGGGGGATACCGGACGGGGAGCATGAACGAAGCTCTGGACGGCAAAACGAAGAAGGCCCTGGGAGGGGCGGCGACCAGCCTGAAGCGGGCCCTTTAA